A single Curtobacterium sp. MCJR17_020 DNA region contains:
- a CDS encoding amidase domain-containing protein, which yields MTASMNRRALLSLAGVAGIGLAVAACSSGSDDAGKKNGSGKSDNAGDGNAGKSTTTPKPVAKSLTPAQVPLVGGVTVTVAGTGLAAVKGVTVGGVAARDVTATASKVTFTAPHQAMYTAGDAAVALFTESIEPTPSANQSSDGNGSAANDGQTGATQDSATATPTPTAAPVPDASTAVATSTVAYAALTDVDRQLQYAMAHWKDYNLSEYGTMNPIGGDCANYVSQTLIARGWEQRSDWYNRAAGAEHSATWTYCPTMDPWLETNAAEFGLTRRTSDERDKVKVGDIVFYDWNANGSPDHTTIVSEVFTESDGTIRIKSASHNQDGPYRDLDEMITVQHPGGTAWFHTFDA from the coding sequence ATGACTGCCTCGATGAACCGCCGCGCACTCCTGTCCCTCGCCGGTGTCGCCGGGATCGGGCTCGCGGTCGCCGCGTGCTCGTCCGGCAGCGACGATGCCGGCAAGAAGAACGGCAGCGGCAAGAGCGACAACGCCGGGGACGGCAACGCCGGCAAGAGCACGACCACCCCGAAGCCCGTCGCGAAGTCCCTGACCCCGGCGCAGGTCCCGCTCGTCGGCGGCGTCACGGTCACCGTCGCGGGCACCGGTCTCGCCGCGGTCAAGGGCGTCACCGTCGGCGGGGTCGCCGCGCGCGACGTCACGGCCACGGCGTCGAAGGTCACCTTCACGGCTCCGCACCAGGCGATGTACACCGCTGGTGACGCCGCCGTCGCGCTCTTCACCGAGTCGATCGAGCCGACCCCGTCCGCCAACCAGTCGTCCGACGGCAACGGCAGCGCCGCGAACGACGGGCAGACCGGCGCGACGCAGGACTCGGCCACTGCGACGCCGACCCCCACGGCAGCGCCGGTGCCCGATGCGTCCACCGCGGTTGCGACGTCGACGGTGGCATACGCAGCGCTGACCGACGTCGACCGGCAGCTCCAGTACGCGATGGCGCACTGGAAGGACTACAACCTGTCCGAGTACGGCACCATGAACCCGATCGGTGGCGACTGCGCGAACTACGTCAGCCAGACGCTCATCGCCCGCGGCTGGGAGCAGCGCTCCGACTGGTACAACCGGGCCGCCGGCGCCGAGCACAGCGCCACGTGGACGTACTGCCCGACGATGGACCCGTGGCTCGAGACGAACGCTGCGGAGTTCGGTCTGACCCGGCGCACCTCGGACGAGCGCGACAAGGTCAAGGTCGGCGACATCGTCTTCTACGACTGGAACGCGAACGGATCGCCGGACCACACCACCATCGTGTCCGAGGTCTTCACCGAGTCCGACGGCACCATCCGCATCAAGTCGGCGAGCCACAACCAGGACGGCCCGTACCGCGACCTCGACGAGATGATCACGGTGCAGCACCCGGGCGGGACCGCCTGGTTCCACACGTTCGACGCGTAG
- a CDS encoding GNAT family protein: MTTIPTLSHGRVTIRPLRLRDTRDLDLALASNRSWLRTWEATNPSGHVSTDVRGSIRALQANARAGLGLPFAMELDGRFVGQLNVSGITYGSLASASIGYWVVEDAAGHNVTPISVALAVDHCFRAVGVHRIEICIRPENAPSLRVVEKLGFRYEGLRRRYIHINGDWRDHFCFALVAEEVREGVLERWVRGQVPPGLGAVPLAARDEAALPITTTPRL, translated from the coding sequence ATGACGACGATCCCGACCCTGTCCCACGGGCGGGTCACCATCCGGCCCCTCCGGCTCCGTGACACGCGCGACCTCGACCTCGCACTCGCGTCGAACCGATCGTGGCTCCGCACCTGGGAGGCCACGAACCCCTCAGGACACGTCTCCACCGATGTCCGCGGCAGCATCCGCGCGCTCCAGGCCAACGCCCGCGCGGGACTCGGACTGCCGTTCGCGATGGAGCTCGACGGCCGGTTCGTCGGGCAGCTGAACGTCTCCGGCATCACCTACGGATCCCTGGCCAGCGCCTCGATCGGCTACTGGGTCGTCGAGGACGCCGCCGGACACAACGTGACCCCGATCTCGGTCGCCCTGGCCGTCGACCACTGCTTCCGCGCGGTCGGCGTGCACCGCATCGAGATCTGCATCCGCCCCGAGAACGCCCCGTCGCTCCGCGTCGTCGAGAAGCTGGGCTTCCGGTACGAAGGGCTGCGCCGCCGGTACATCCACATCAACGGCGACTGGCGCGACCACTTCTGCTTCGCGCTCGTCGCCGAAGAGGTCCGTGAGGGCGTCCTCGAGCGCTGGGTCCGCGGGCAGGTGCCACCCGGCCTCGGTGCCGTGCCGCTCGCGGCCCGCGACGAAGCGGCGCTGCCGATCACCACCACGCCCCGGCTGTAG
- the galU gene encoding UTP--glucose-1-phosphate uridylyltransferase GalU: MGFQISKAVIPAAGLGTRFLPATKAMPKEMLPVVDKPAIQYVVEEAVDAGLTDVLMITGRNKNALENHFDHVSELEETLKKKGDHEKLQKVNQSTDLADMHYVRQGDPLGLGHAVLRAKMHVGREPFAVLLGDDIIDARDPLLKRMIEVQGEKNATIVALLEVPESQTHLYGIATVEPTDTDDVVKITGLVEKPPQGEAPSNLAIIGRYVIRPEVFDVLEKQEPGKGGEIQLTDALMKMASAEEWTGGVYGVVFRGRRYDTGDKLDYIKAIVQLASDREDLGPDLKSWLKEFNAGE; the protein is encoded by the coding sequence ATGGGCTTCCAGATTTCCAAGGCGGTGATCCCAGCGGCAGGGCTGGGCACTCGCTTCCTCCCCGCGACCAAGGCGATGCCGAAGGAGATGCTCCCCGTCGTCGACAAGCCAGCCATCCAGTACGTGGTGGAAGAGGCTGTCGACGCAGGACTCACCGACGTCCTGATGATCACGGGCCGCAACAAGAACGCTCTCGAGAACCACTTCGACCACGTGTCGGAGCTCGAGGAGACCCTGAAGAAGAAGGGTGACCACGAGAAGCTGCAGAAGGTCAACCAGTCGACGGACCTCGCCGACATGCACTACGTGCGTCAGGGTGACCCGCTCGGCCTCGGCCACGCGGTGCTCCGCGCGAAGATGCACGTCGGCCGCGAGCCGTTCGCCGTGCTCCTCGGCGACGACATCATCGACGCCCGCGACCCGCTGCTCAAGCGCATGATCGAGGTCCAGGGCGAGAAGAACGCCACGATCGTGGCGCTGCTCGAGGTCCCCGAGTCGCAGACCCACCTGTACGGCATCGCCACGGTCGAGCCGACCGACACCGACGACGTCGTGAAGATCACCGGGCTCGTCGAGAAGCCCCCGCAGGGCGAGGCGCCCTCGAACCTGGCCATCATCGGCCGCTACGTCATCCGCCCCGAGGTCTTCGACGTCCTCGAGAAGCAGGAGCCCGGCAAGGGCGGCGAGATCCAGCTCACCGACGCGCTCATGAAGATGGCGAGCGCCGAGGAGTGGACCGGCGGCGTGTACGGCGTCGTGTTCCGTGGACGCCGGTACGACACCGGTGACAAACTCGACTACATCAAGGCGATCGTGCAGCTCGCCTCGGACCGCGAAGACCTCGGCCCCGACCTCAAGTCGTGGCTGAAGGAGTTCAACGCGGGCGAATGA
- a CDS encoding 5-formyltetrahydrofolate cyclo-ligase, producing MIADLGNEKRALRAELRQRRRTRTTTERDADSAALTATLQRFAEERQVTSLALYLSASDEPNVRPFLNWAFAHDIRVLLPVTREDGLLDWAVGDGESETEGIFGMPEVVGEVLSPLAINDVDAILAPAAAVGHDGVRMGWGRGYYDKTLGSMAKRPPVYAVIFDAEYLDEVPREPHDEPVDGIITPSRIITFRS from the coding sequence ATGATCGCTGATCTCGGGAACGAGAAGCGCGCCCTGCGAGCCGAACTCCGGCAGCGGCGGCGCACCCGGACCACGACGGAACGCGACGCGGACAGTGCGGCGCTCACCGCGACCCTGCAGCGCTTCGCCGAGGAGCGCCAGGTCACCTCGCTGGCGCTCTACCTGTCGGCGTCGGACGAGCCGAACGTCCGGCCGTTCCTGAACTGGGCGTTCGCGCACGACATCCGGGTGCTGCTGCCGGTCACCCGCGAGGACGGCCTGCTCGACTGGGCGGTCGGCGACGGTGAGAGCGAGACCGAGGGCATCTTCGGCATGCCGGAGGTCGTCGGCGAGGTCCTGTCCCCGCTCGCCATCAACGACGTCGACGCGATCCTCGCTCCCGCAGCTGCCGTCGGGCACGACGGCGTCCGGATGGGATGGGGCCGCGGCTACTACGACAAGACCCTCGGGTCCATGGCGAAGCGCCCGCCCGTCTATGCTGTGATCTTCGACGCGGAGTACCTCGACGAGGTCCCGCGCGAACCCCACGACGAACCCGTGGACGGCATCATCACGCCGTCGCGCATCATCACGTTCCGGAGCTGA
- a CDS encoding FmdB family zinc ribbon protein, which yields MPTYSYRCTECDNAFDIKQSFSDATLTECPVCGGVLRKVFSPVGVTFNGGGFYRTDSRPAPKSEGSSSAPAKSETKSTPAKTESKPSTPKPSAS from the coding sequence GTGCCCACCTACTCGTACCGTTGCACCGAGTGCGACAACGCGTTCGACATCAAGCAGTCGTTCTCCGACGCCACCCTGACCGAGTGCCCGGTGTGCGGCGGCGTCCTGCGCAAGGTGTTCTCCCCCGTCGGCGTGACCTTCAACGGCGGCGGCTTCTACCGCACCGACTCCCGCCCGGCGCCGAAGTCCGAGGGCTCGTCGAGCGCGCCGGCCAAGTCGGAGACGAAGTCCACCCCCGCCAAGACCGAGTCGAAGCCGAGCACGCCGAAGCCCAGCGCCTCCTGA
- the mscL gene encoding large conductance mechanosensitive channel protein MscL has protein sequence MKGFKEFLLRGNVIDLAVAVVIGAAFTAIVTTIVTSLINPLIGAVFNASSLDKALVWSIPTVSGGSAKILFGAVIGAVINFVIVAAVVYFALVVPVNHLKKVAFERVKNDEEQTPQDVPPTDVEVLLEIRDLLRSQNGEPTSTGSGAHVAPSTAPEGPGIGGSTKL, from the coding sequence GTGAAGGGCTTCAAGGAGTTCCTGCTCCGCGGCAACGTCATCGACCTGGCCGTCGCAGTCGTCATCGGTGCTGCGTTCACCGCCATCGTCACCACGATCGTCACCAGCCTCATCAACCCCCTGATCGGCGCGGTCTTCAACGCGTCGAGCCTCGACAAGGCGCTCGTCTGGTCCATCCCGACGGTCTCCGGCGGAAGCGCGAAGATCCTGTTCGGCGCGGTCATCGGCGCGGTCATCAACTTCGTGATCGTCGCCGCCGTCGTCTACTTCGCCCTCGTCGTGCCCGTGAACCACCTGAAGAAGGTGGCGTTCGAGCGCGTCAAGAACGACGAGGAGCAGACCCCGCAGGACGTGCCCCCGACGGACGTCGAGGTGCTGCTCGAGATCCGCGACCTGCTCCGCTCCCAGAACGGCGAGCCGACGAGCACGGGTTCGGGTGCGCACGTCGCTCCGAGCACCGCTCCCGAGGGCCCCGGCATCGGCGGCTCGACGAAGCTCTAG
- a CDS encoding CDP-alcohol phosphatidyltransferase family protein: protein MTDTVRERPDWQTWPNLISLFRLLLIPVFVWLVVAGHPGWALVALVVIGVSDWADGFIARKFDQGSKLGKAIDPVADRLAIIAIVLSLVLTGLLPWWVVAVVVLVDLVLVVLSSVLFHGNPDLDVTWTGKIRSALLFVGLPVLLFSAVHAVDENAPWVRVVALVFVYLGTVGHVLAGIQYATAMFAKRRRVTA, encoded by the coding sequence ATGACTGACACCGTGCGGGAGCGCCCCGACTGGCAGACCTGGCCGAACCTGATCTCGCTGTTCCGGCTGCTCCTGATCCCGGTCTTCGTGTGGCTCGTCGTCGCCGGACACCCGGGCTGGGCGCTCGTCGCACTCGTCGTCATCGGCGTGAGCGACTGGGCGGACGGCTTCATCGCGCGCAAGTTCGACCAGGGCTCGAAGCTCGGCAAGGCGATCGACCCCGTCGCCGACCGACTCGCCATCATCGCGATCGTGCTGTCGCTCGTGCTGACCGGCCTGCTGCCGTGGTGGGTCGTCGCCGTCGTCGTGCTCGTCGACCTGGTGCTCGTGGTGCTGTCGAGCGTGCTGTTCCACGGCAACCCGGACCTCGACGTCACGTGGACCGGCAAGATCCGCTCCGCGCTGCTCTTCGTCGGGCTGCCGGTGCTGCTGTTCTCGGCCGTGCACGCCGTCGACGAGAACGCGCCGTGGGTGCGGGTCGTCGCACTGGTCTTCGTCTACCTCGGCACCGTGGGCCACGTTCTCGCGGGTATCCAGTACGCGACGGCGATGTTCGCCAAGCGCCGCCGCGTCACCGCCTGA